A stretch of DNA from Anopheles nili chromosome 2, idAnoNiliSN_F5_01, whole genome shotgun sequence:
TCCGGACGCGTTTTGGCTTGCGAAAGGGCAGCAAGTAGTCTGCGCAGGGAAGAAACGAAGCCAAGATTAGACACATTAGGGTCGGTGCAAAAATGGTGCTGCCCCGGGGATCCCGGTGCATTCGGTACACCTTCTCGAGGCCCGCTTTTCGCATTCTCGTTAGAACCTTCCGATCGGTGGCCTAAACCCCAACGCAAAGCCCAACCAACCACCGACGGAACTGACAGAAGATAATTTGCCTGATCATTCCCACCGTACGCCGGGGGCCACTGTCAGCTGTCCGGGAATGCGAGCGAGCATCGAAATTCGAACACACgtacgcgcacacacacacacacgcctcgTTCCTCGTTCGTTGCGCCCttctttccaccacccggGGCGGTGGGGAATGGCGCACAAAAATGCGTACGGCGATAATAACGTTTTCACGATTTTCTACGCTTGCCTCCATTATGTCCTAATGTTTATGAGGAGTTTACTTTGGCCGCGATGTGATAATTTACTAACAAGCTGCTTTGATGGACGTCAGGACGAACGACGGGTAGGtctttgtacgtgtgtgtgtgtgctcgtgtatgtgtgcttgctGGTTCCTTGCATGGTTGCATAGTTGGTTGCGTGCACGATTTGATTTGAGTGGCGGAAAAAGGTTCGTGCTAGCCTAAGGTGATTCTcgagaaaagaaagcaatcCGAATCGGAGGCAATTTGAgctgggtttggttttgcgtttgagtttggagaaaaaaaccccccaaaacaaaaataaaaagcaagcACACCAAATAGAGCCGCGTCGGTCTAAAGTTTCTAATTTGACTCGACATTATCATTTGCGAGCTGGCCGCGAATGGGAAACGTCAGCACCTAGCTGGGCAGGGTCTTGAAACAACGCGATGTATTTATCGTGCCAGTGTTGCACTCGACAGTTgctggaaaattaaatcatgGCAGTGCGTTCAACAATATCTCCCGTCTCCCTAAATTTGTACAAACTACGCTCAAACGCTCGACGCAAAAACGCTTTCCAATGCTTCCGTTCCGTGGCCATATCCGGCCAACCATCTGCGCATGCGCGAAACATTAGCAAATCGAAACGGTAATCATCAACAACTAGATTGCCATCCACGGCACCGATCGGGCTGACGTGCGAGCCTTATTacggtggtttatttttccttttatcaTCCGCCTCATGCCACTTCGCATTCGCCCCATCACGGTGGTGTGCTCTTATCATCAGCGCTCGTAACCGACGCGCCCTACCGACCATGCTGGGCAGTCTATAAAATACaatataattaaataattacacATCATTATGATGCATACATTTGCATCGATGAAGGCAACGCAAGTAGCCaccaacgagagagagagagaagaagctGCCAGAAACGAACGTGCCTTTAAATGGAGCTGGCCGGCCGCCTTCCGTGGGCTCCAACCGTGGGCACCATTATGCGATCCGGGTCCGCGTCCGGTTGCGCATGGTCCGGGGCGGTGCagtgaaaatgatgaaaacgagaaaagaaTTGGTCTTTAATAAACCGTTTCTTAATCGGTTTCCTATCGTGGGACCCCGTGGGCTGGTggggtggatgtgtgtgtgtgtgtgtgtgtgacgctACACGCCGCACGTACGCCATGAGGGAGGACTAATTTATCGCAAAACCGTTAATGATCGCCAGTCGCCACTGGGCCTGCATCGGGGTTGTAGCGATCGTACGGACTCGCATACAAACAACCGACCGATGTGTCACCTCGAGCGACTCCTGCATGCGGTGCGGAGCGCACATTACCCGACCGTTTTCCCCCATTTCAGTGACGCCATCAACCCTCGGCCGACTCGTCGGGCAGGAGACTGTATCATTAGGCTGGCCTCCATGCAACCCTGGGCAAAACCCGAGAGCGCTCCATCACCGGCCACATCACATGCTGGTTTTATGTGCAATATTTTATAAACTTGTCACTTTGCTTGTCATGCCTAATGAGTTTTAATAAATAGTTAATCTGCTAATTGGCACTAAACGCAAGCGTTAAAAACGCGGAGCTCGCGGTAAGCTCGGGCATTTGCGCTGGCTCGGCCCAGGGGTGGCTGATTACGCGCGGCTCTAATCAGCCGGTGTGACCGGTTTGGTTGGCCGATCGATCACGCGTggcttttgcaaaaaaaaaagccggacGGCCGCAAGATCAAACGCGCGAGATAAAACTGTCCCGATCGCGCGATTCGTGTCGATTAGTTCCGTAAAGAAAGCGCCACCAGACGGGCCGCACTTAATGAAGCAAAAGCGAGTCGGTAGGATGTGGCACAATTTAGCAGGCGTTATTGCAAGCTTTTCGGTGCGCAGGATTCAAGCCAAAcagttgcacttttttttcaaagcagAAGTTTCCCGCAACCGACGCCGCCGTCAACATTGTGTCATTTTCGCTTGCAAATACGCTGCGCTCGCTGCGGGCTGCGGACCGGTGCAGTTGGCGCATTAGCGAAAATCCATAATGCCGACATAAATATACACAAAACGCGGGCACGCGAGTTGGCCTGCGCTAAActaaaaaggagaaaaaaaaacacacaaaacacggtGGCAATTCAGTGCCAAGTGTAAACATTCGGAGCGATCCAACCGGGGGCAGGACGAAAACTAGAAGCCCAGGAAGAAAAACGCTCCAATTGAAATGCCAAATCGGGTTTACGCTTCGACGCCGTGTCGGTTGGCGAACGCTAAATATCCCACCCCCGAGCTcctaacaaaacaaacgctcgtcgtcgttgcgaccccaaaaacggtaCTCGGAGCCCTCGGAGGTTTTTTGAGGGCTGGAggtttttttcgccaccgtcGGAAACACACTCAAAAACCTGACAGAACTTTGCTAGTTGTTTGATTAATGGCTTTATAATTGAACACTAAAAGGCCACCCGGTCGTGTAGGTGTTGTGCCATTGTTTGGGCGGGACGTTGGAGTCGATCGATCGGCCCACTATCCGTGACCTGGCATCGATTTGTGCGCATCAATCGAATTCACACCGGGGCCGGGGTCGGAGtacaaacaaacgatcgatgAAACACCGAGAGCCCAAAACATTGTCGAGATTAGCCCGGCAGATGTTGCACTCTCTAATGTCACTAATGAGGCTATCGCGAGATCTTCGGCGCCACGGTGCAACATTGTTTGTCCTCACGCGGAAACCAAGACCAAGCTGCGCAGGCTAGCCAGCAGGCAGGATGCAGGACTTCATGGCGCACGGTGAACGTCCCCAAACAAAGGGGCGCAATCCCGGAGACCTAGCGATTAAAATCCCATTAGCTGATAGGCATCGCATAACATCGCAGCCGTGGCGTGCATAATAATCGACGCCGGGTGAGCAAGTAAATAATGGCCAAAACgatcgagagagcgagagagagtgagagaaaatgagcaaaaagaGGACGCGTGCACCACAGAAGGATGTGAACCCAAGGggtgtgaagccaggacatTGGCGCGTTGATTATTCCCATCCATGCGTGGAATCGTCAGGAACGGAGCCAGCCAAACGACCGTGTAAAGTGTGCAACAATTGATTCCAATTATTTCCTCCTACcaaaccgaaaaagaaaaagaaaaaaagagcgccGCGGTGAAGCAGCAAGGACGCGCAGGACGCGCACACGGGGGTAATTCGCAAATATTCGCGCACAAATTGAACGCATCGCGAACTGGGTCCGATGGGAAGTGCAAAAATTACCAACCAACCGGCCAATCGGCCTGCCAATTCCGGCTAGTGCAAACAACCCGCGCTGGTTTTGCTGTCGGTGTTTCTGCTTTATTCCCTTTGCATCGGAATCGATCACCAGCGCGACAGGCCTGTGTTTGAGAGTgaacgagtgagtgagtgagcgagagagagagagagagagagagagagagagagagagagagagagaacgaaagctGCAGTGTGCAATGGCGAGCGACGGGTAAACTCGATCGCATCGCATTAATGGCGGTGTAATTATAGCATGTGAGGTACCGTCCCATCAACATCCGTGCCGGGCCGAAGGCGATCATTTTACTTCGATTGTCCATCATTTTGATAATGGTGTTTCCTTCCACGGCGCTGACGTGCGTTACTTCGCGAGCCCAACCGATTTTAATGAGCGACCGTGCGTGTCCTTCCCCTCTTGCTCCTTGACCCCATGGGCTCGAaggaggacacacacacacacagcggaGCCGTACGCAGCGCACTTAACGATGcttaatttgattgatttcggtGCATAATGTGCACTAATCGTGATGCACATTACATGCACGCCCGGGACTCGAGTCCAAGTCAAGTCCCCATTTCCAGGCGTCGTGAGGTGGCTCCGTTTTCGGTTCGCGTCCACCGCGTGATCATGGGCGGCGAGAGTTGGGAAGGCTAAATAAGGCTGCGCTTAAATTAACTGCCAACTGCACACACGGTGCAGCACCGCGAGGGCACCGCACCGGTAAGTGCAAACATgataattttcattccaccgctGGCTTTCGTTTGAGTTTGGTTTCGTTTAACCTTTCCGCGAGCGGGTTTAATAGATTTGTAACTGGCTGCGTACGTTTTAGGCGGTTAGGCGGGCTAATGGGCTGCATCCGTGGGGTTGCTTTTATGCGATCGTTGATCACCACGATCCGGTCGATCGTTaatcaaccttttttttggggtgggtccGCATAAATTTCCCAACAACTTGTGCCTCCGTGTGGTGAACGATGGTGAGAATGTGCATacatttttcccccttttaaacccaacaaacgaaacatcaTTCAATCAACCAACCGACGATTCGATGTTTCGCTCTCGTGCGTTCACTCGCTTGTctgtgcgcgtgcgtgcgcgtgtgtgtgtgtgtgtgttccgcCTTTTTCCAAGAAACCTCGCTAAATCTTCTCCCTACCCCAGCGACGATCGCTCGAAGCTCAAGTAATCGCCGCACGCAGCCCGTAATCCGCACCGAGAGAGCGCAAAACGCagcgtttaattaaattatctctAATTTGGTGGCAATTAAGTGCAATgaagataaaagaaaataattgcacCACCGCACAATTGCAGCCGCAGATCGCGAACCTGTGGCCCGTTGATGGGTTGTGAGGTGGATTGGAGCCGCGGGCTTGTTAGCTACCGCCACCTAACCCGCGCTCCGGTTCCTGCGGAAGGAGacgagtagcaaaaaaaaaatgcgacgcaacaacagaaaaatcTCGTCTCTGATCCGATCACGTCAAGATCACGATCGATAGCAGTGAAACTCGCGCTGCTGTTGCAAGAACACGCTCCCAACCGGGGCTGGGTCGTTAATTATGCTACTAATGAATTTGTTGTCCCGAGCTCACCGAAGGTCCGCATTCCGATGCGTGCATTCCCGACCAGATCGCACACTTTCGGACGGGGTCGTTTTcgcgaaattgatttaataaTATTATGCACACAATCGTTGACCTCATTCGGCCTCGTCACGACCACGACTCGGTAGGGAAAAGCCCTTCTGTGGGTTCACCTGGTATTGGCTGCGAAtgtgcaacagcagcacttGTGCCTTGGAACCCGATGGAGGCTTCTGGTTTCATTCTGGGCTTCTGTTCAAAAAGGACCGTACGGACGGTGCGCTcgcaaattgatttgattagcATCTCCCGCAAAGCGTCATTAGTTggccacgcgcgcgcgcgcgcgcgtgtgtgcgcgaaaGGGATTTGTCTTTTTGCGCAAACGAGCAGGGTATTGTGCAAACCAAAAAACGGCAACCCGAATTCAAATGCGCTgctgcaaacaagcaaacgttACGTTTTGAGgcctctctctatctttgtCTTGCTTGATCACTCGCGCGCTCGTGCAGTGTCCAATTAGCCAAAAGTGCAACCATTTTCGTTGCATTTCGCGTGCGTTCTTTATTAGTGCTGATCGAGCTCATTCTGCGATCGCGAGATGTTGCAGTTGGTTGAGCTCGCTGGAACGCTGCATTCGAGCAGATTGATCTGACGATCGaccagatcgatcgatcggtatcACCGGTTGAGATGCGGATTAATTTTCTGCCTTCTGTTCGCCATCGGACGAGCTTTCCAGCGGCCAATTGGCAATCAAAACGGTGTAACTAAGGGGCCTGCCGTAACGGGAAGACGacgcgggaaggaaaattaatttgttttctgttttttttttttttttcacaaaacgcTAACGATGTCCCAGCGAACGTATGATTAGGGCGCCAAACTGCCATTCAATTCCGCCTTAAATGAGCTAATCGTTAGCGTTCTCTTATCTGCTCAAATTGATCCCTCAACAAAGCAGCATTCGCGTCTTCTGCGCGACCGAAGCACCTGATCTCGAACGTCGGGATGGGaaaacgataaataaataaatgaagtCACCTGGCCACGGAACCAGCCGGACAGTGGAATGTAGACAAATCTTCTCGGCTACAGTGACACGTGTTCAGGTGGGTCATCTTCGAGCAACCGGAAAACCAACCAGAGGGCGGAGAAGCAATCTTTCAGCGAACACCGAGCGGCGTAAAAACACATCACCCTCAGCGAACATCTCCCGGGTCAAGCGGCGGGTGTGAAGATGCAACAAGCTGCCTAGGCTCATGCTTGTCGGGACGTGCAGGACTAACGCGCCTACATAAGCATTGCGTGTTCGCTGACACTCGCCTTCGCTCGCGATCGTTTTCCTGCGCTTCGGgggaaaacacacccaaaacgGACTCAAGAAATAACAGAGAGAaggcatggaaaaaaaattcacacacacgaGCCCACAGCTGCCCACTACTGGCCAGGCTTTGCACCCATGTATCGATGCACACCCCCATCGAAAGGGACGAACGTGCTACGAGCACGCGATCACGATCCCGATCTTGACCAGGAAAGTAAGATCTCACtaatcatttttattacgAGCGGGCGACCGCGCGATAAATGTGTTATGGATTTTAAACGCCCTCTCCGGTACCCTCGCTATCTCCTCCTCTTCTTTTTCACCCCCGCAACATGgagaagtgtttttttttgtcgggggtgcggttttccatcccactcGCCGGGTGGATTCAAAACCACGGAAAGTCAGCTCTCCGAGAGTTGGTTCGAGGAACCCAGACCACGGGGGATGTGACCAGGTGATCGGAggcggagggggggggaaacCCACCCGACGGAAAGAATGGTGCGAAAGCGGCACCAAACGGAACGTGGCGTAGATTATCTTTATTTATATACGCACTGATATATGAAAACACCTTCAGCGGGTGCTTCGGCCATGTTCGTCTCATCCCCCTACGGGGGTTGTGTGCGGGGGGTGGAGAGGTTGTTTTTGGGCCACCCCTGCCACCCCTCGGCACAAACCCTCCCGTGCCACGGCTGGAAACTAATTAATTATCGTCTGCTGCTCGTTCATccgtgcgttcgtttgtgcgTTAAATTTGCTGTTGCTTGTTGTTTTGCGCGGCTTTGTTTTAGTGgatgttcttgtttttttttttttaattttcggcCCTCTCcgttgttgcgttttgtttgcgttcctCCACCGGGCAAACGCGGACGATTTATGCTTCTCACTTTTCGATGAGGAATTAACCGCTGAAGGGCTGCCAGTGGCTCGGGAAGTTCATTTCGCCCGGGTCGGCCATCGCATCCTGCCCGGAAGGCAAAATTGGTTCGTTTACTGTCGTGTGTTGTGCGCGGAGAACGCACCACACCATTTCGTCGCGCGTTAATAGCTACTGTCAATTATATGCATGTcgcacacgagcgcacgagCAGACCGTACCTCCTACGTACGCGCGTCTGCGTAGTTTGTGGTCGGTGGCAAAACGGGGCATCTGAGACGGCACTAATTGGAATTTTTCGTACGCACCGGACCGGGGGGGCGGGTATTACGAGGCACCCGACGGCACCCCCGTAAGATGGTGCCCGGTTTAGTAGCCCGGCTTCGTTGGCCACAAATGCAGGCAATTTTGTGGCGATTTTTTCCTTTACGTGACGATAACACCTTCACTGggtttctgctttttttggaACCACCCACTTCATTTctaaaaagggagaaaaagctcattttgTGCTCGCTTGTGAACGTTTGCAGCAGTTTTCCATAGTTTGTTCAGCAATTAATCCACGGCCGTTTAATACCGGTGTTGGCCGACtgcgggttctttttttttccccatgcGAAATGCCCTAAATCGAGCACCGCGTCAACCGCGGGGGCGTTGATTTTGCATTGTTGTCAGGTGCCCTGCGCGAATGGTGCCGTTAGCTATGaatattgatttattatttgcgaGAACGGGAGACGGCCCGGGCGAAAGTGGGCCGATAAGGCACcggtattttgttttaatcaatGTCATCACCAACGTCGCTGCAACGAGGGCAGACATCGAGCGGAAAACCGAGCCCCCGAGCCTTTGGGTCAGGTTCAGGTGTTATTGAATACGGAGAATTTGCGCTTCCCAGGCGTCATTAAATCGATGCACAAACATTCCACCGCGTGCACACGCTTAGCGAATGCTAGTACATGGCGTTAGCATGGCAGATTCTCAGACTTTTCGAGACAGCTCAGATTAAATCAGATCTGACGGACCTCCGTTCAATGCCACCGCCCACAGTCGGCTGCTCAGTAATGTGAGCTGGGGTCTGTCTCATCGGCCGCCTGGCCCGTAACTAGGGCAAGATTTATGGAATTTTAAATGGGATGAAATGAGAACAAACCGTCCCTCCCGGTTGACTCGTTACACGCTCAATTATTGACTCCGAGAGGCTAATTCTGCCGGCCGCCACCGTGTCGACGACGGCCACCGACGGGTGATGTTCCCAAACATTGAATTATGTCCCATCGTCGGCCCTTTGCGTTGCGTGTGAGCCCTTCGCATGTGTCGGCCTGTCACCGCTTCCCTTTttcgtgccccttttttcgttgttgtacCCATCGTGctgtggcttttgttttagtCCGCGTTGCGTGCCCTTCAGCCACTTTCTCCGGCGCAATCCGTCGGTGGTCTCGCCCAACTGCAGATGTTTGTGAAGGGCGTTCGAGGGCATCGAGACACACGATGTATcacttgtgtgttttttttaaacgttgttattttctttccctacCACCCAAACTCGCCTCCCAAACGATACCAATTAGTTTGTTAAAGCTTCGCTCATCGATCGGTGGGCTGGAAAAATCGTTGAACTAGAACTTTTCTGCCGTTTCCCAGCTATCGGGACCACTCACGCAGATGATCCTGAAACCGTACGCAAGGATCATGTGACAACCAGCCCCCGGGTGATGCTACCGAATCGAGTCCTTTACTTTCTTTCAAAGGTCGCCCGCTCGtggccaccaccatcggtggcACATTTGCTTGTTCACTTTTTCATGCCGATTGAAACTCAATAGCTGCCTAAATGGCGTCAAATTAAATggtgaaaggacgaaagggagTAACCGTTCTTCGCCGGCGTCCCGGTGTCTGTTGAGGACTGGCAACTGGCGATCTACGAGTCCTGACGGTGCGTTACTAATCTGTACATCCGTTTGCGCAATGCTTATCGTGTTACATTCCATCGGGATGCCGGTACTGATTAGTTGTGTTAGATACGCTCGATAAGTTATCGTGCtttctcgtgaaaaaaaataacgcttgCTCAAGGGAAAATACAGTTTGTAACGCATGGGTGGTAACTTCTACTAATTTTATAGtttattcgtttttaattCCGAGACGCACGTCTCCTTGTGCGACAGAAATTGCCATACTTTGAGATTTTAAGCCTTGAACAATCTTGTTGATTATTAATCCGATTTAAGAAGCTCATAATTTAGCCCCTTTTGTCGGTTTTCTTGAACATTTTATAATGACAGTAAACATATACCGTAATGTTCAGCGAACAgaagaaaattgaaccacCAAGATAttagaatttttttaaatagcatattatttcaaacatttgtcTAGAAGAATCATTTCCGGAACGTTCTGATACGTTAACATATTCTCAAacacaaataataatttaGGTAgctattttaattgaattataaGCGTAGAAACAAACGTAAAATTTATCTCGTGGTTACATTCTCGTAAAAATAGTCCAGTTACAAAGGTCATTTACCAGGCTGTCAACAAAGAGCCTGGTCGATGAATTTGGCCCTTAATGAATCCATAAGCCAACCATAAAGAGCAACGTCCCATTGGAAGCGATCATTCTACGACCCAAAGTAGCGTGAAAGGTAGCTCGAATATGGTTTTGCGATTGCACAAAATCGCTCGGATGAGACACCTTCTGCTAATTAAAAACGTAAAGATTCTCCGCCGATCCGCGAGCCCTCACTGTCGCCGGCAACAATAGCACATCATTAAAGCCGAGCAGTACTTCATTACGGCTACTGTCGTACAAAACCTCACATTAGGAGCAGTTCCTTCCCAGGCAGCCGCACGGGAGCGAAACCCAATCGTGGCACGCAATCGTCACAGCCAACTAGGGATGACAAACAATGTGCCCGTCGTGTCAATCAAAATGAGAGCCCTTCAAGGGCCACGTTCGGTGGCCCTACGTGCGGATGTTTCCGACCCTGCGCACTGGGCTCTTGTCGTTGCCCACCAAACGGCCATCTGCCCGGAGCCTGACGGTGAGGTTGATGTTCCCACATTAAACCGACTTGCCGAGGAGTTTGTCtcatctctctcgctctctccctctctctcgcgtTCATTCACTAGCTccctttcgcacacacacacacacacagtggccGCGTTACAACACCCCGTGGAAAGTGCGCTCGATCTATCACTCaattaaaacgaaagcaaCGGAAATGGAGTCCGATCGGCGCAGGCTTTAAACCGCCGTCACGTGACGAGCCGCTTCTGCGAACTGCGCACAACCGTCAGCCTTTTAATCCCTGTTAACAAGCAACCGTTCGGTCGGTTCAGCTGACGgttttcgcattttccacacaGCAGGCTTGATCTTCAGCACCATAGCAACGGCGTGAGGACCGATTTTTGAGCATTCGTTTTTCATTAatggatgatggaaaatcaCTACAAAGGCTTGCGCCCATCACAGCCAAATGGTaataatgttttcttttaatctCACCCAAACCCACGGTGTACTTACTCCCGGGAAAGCGTGGCGGAAAAACGTTGCGACCGTGCCGACTCAGCAGCCACGGGTAGAGCGGATAGCTGTCTCGTGGCATCCCAGCGgccggatgatgatggtgaaggTGCACCGGATGTCCGGGAAATCCAGCCTGCCCTCCATGGGCCTGCACGTGAGCTTGTAACGCGGCAGCCGCTTGGAATTGCGCCGCCAGGAAATGCTGGTTGTGAGCCGCTTGCACGGCCAATTCAGCCGCCGCATTGTTACTCATGAACGGTGGCAGCGTTTTCAACTCACCGGTCCCAGGACCCATCGGAAAAGGTCGCACCAGACCAGCCGGAATACCGGGCACCACGATGGGACCACCTTTACCCGATCCTTGCGATGATTCCGGACTTCGCGGGGATTCTCTGTCTCTTCGCCGGCTCCCCAAGTGGTCCGGTTCGGGAGAAAACCGCCCTTGGGGAGGTGGTGAACTGCGGCTAGAACCACTGCTCAGATCGATCATCCGCATCGACGACGCTCGAAAGCCAGGACTTCGAGGAGACTCCGAGGGCTCGTTACGGACATTCAACTCCAACGGAACAGGCGGTGTTCCGGTGGGTTGCCCACGATTCTGCTGATGCTGCAACAGAAAAGGCCGCTGATGAGGCAGGTGCTGAAGGTGACCTCCACGGCTCTGGAAAAGCAGCGGATGTGTTTCAGGCGGAAAAGCACCATCACTGAGAGGACTCAACGGACGCTCGGAAGATTCGCTGCTGGGCGAAAAGTGtggcaccggtgggtgggctgctggtggtgttggcgaTGGGCCCTTTTCGCCACCCACGATCGACTCGATGCTGAAGCCGATGCGAGGCTTTTGGGTGGGCAGCGCCATGACCATGAGCGTCGTCGCTAAGGCCATAGGAAGTGCCGGCTCGACACGTTTGCGAGCTTCACCGCTGCGTCACTGGTGAGTTGCAAGCATCTGAGGTCCGTGCCACTAATAGTCTGCTATTATCACACAACTCACATGGCACCGGAGAAGGTTTCTCATGGGCAACCACGACCGAATGATGGCTCATTTCAACGCAAAATCGGCACTTGCGAATTTACACCTTTCGTGCATAATGCGGATTCGTTTCCGCTGGCAAGCGTC
This window harbors:
- the LOC128720097 gene encoding homeotic protein empty spiracles-like gives rise to the protein MALATTLMVMALPTQKPRIGFSIESIVGGEKGPSPTPPAAHPPVPHFSPSSESSERPLSPLSDGAFPPETHPLLFQSRGGHLQHLPHQRPFLLQHQQNRGQPTGTPPVPLELNVRNEPSESPRSPGFRASSMRMIDLSSGSSRSSPPPQGRFSPEPDHLGSRRRDRESPRSPESSQGSGKGGPIVVPGIPAGLVRPFPMGPGTGELKTLPPFMSNNAAAELAVQAAHNQHFLAAQFQAAAALQAHVQAHGGQAGFPGHPVHLHHHHPAAGMPRDSYPLYPWLLSRHGRNVFPPRFPGNYLLPFRKPKRVRTAFSPSQLLKLEHAFEGNHYVVGAERKSLAQVLSLTETQVKVWFQNRRTKHKRMQQEEDAKSGGTGGGDGQQQHQHSPGSPNASYEDEDDEDELIDMEMDDNCPSEEDEQDQG